A portion of the Bacillota bacterium genome contains these proteins:
- a CDS encoding VOC family protein, whose product MYKFLHTRVRVSDLERSIKWYCDNLGFRVKSRNDRSPAGNQIVHLELPGNEHTLEFTYSPDYKLDVPEDLLHFAIGVPDLTAFCEELEQKGLEIWPDNWREAFAKGNKMAFLTDPDNYEVELLERK is encoded by the coding sequence ATGTACAAGTTTTTACATACTCGGGTTCGTGTCAGCGATCTTGAAAGGTCCATTAAGTGGTACTGCGATAACTTAGGCTTTAGAGTAAAGAGCCGCAACGACCGTTCGCCAGCAGGCAATCAAATCGTTCATTTGGAGCTGCCCGGGAACGAGCACACCTTGGAATTTACTTATTCTCCTGATTACAAACTGGATGTTCCTGAAGATCTGCTTCACTTTGCGATTGGAGTTCCGGATCTAACTGCGTTCTGTGAGGAATTAGAGCAGAAAGGCCTGGAAATCTGGCCCGATAACTGGCGGGAAGCCTTTGCTAAGGGCAATAAGATGGCCTTCCTGACCGATCCGGATAACTATGAAGTTGAGCTTTTAGAGCGGAAGTAA
- a CDS encoding folate family ECF transporter S component — protein MFKQTRTLVYLAFLIALNIVLSRILSMRISIGGVEGIRIGLGGLPIILAGIGLGPWHGGIVGAAADIIGYMINPMGGYAPHFTLSAFLTGFIPGAVTRYVFKNQNRFWQLLLAILLGETVTSLILVPYFLNHLFGVPFTATLIPKIFSVVIQAPFYAYLISVILDFKILEPSGVTNGRKP, from the coding sequence ATGTTTAAGCAGACAAGAACTCTGGTTTATCTGGCTTTTTTGATCGCCTTAAACATTGTGCTGAGCAGAATTTTAAGCATGAGGATCAGCATTGGCGGTGTGGAAGGCATCCGCATCGGACTTGGCGGTCTGCCAATCATTTTAGCCGGAATCGGGCTTGGTCCCTGGCACGGAGGAATAGTCGGTGCCGCAGCTGACATCATCGGCTATATGATCAATCCAATGGGCGGATACGCTCCCCACTTTACCCTGTCAGCCTTTTTAACCGGGTTTATTCCGGGAGCTGTAACCCGTTATGTTTTTAAAAACCAAAACAGATTTTGGCAGCTGCTTCTGGCTATACTATTGGGAGAAACAGTTACAAGCCTGATCCTGGTACCCTACTTTTTAAACCACCTATTTGGCGTACCATTTACAGCTACCCTGATCCCTAAGATCTTTTCTGTAGTGATCCAGGCCCCGTTTTACGCATACCTGATCTCCGTGATTCTAGATTTCAAGATCTTGGAGCCATCTGGTGTCACTAACGGGCGGAAACCCTGA
- a CDS encoding HAD family hydrolase — protein sequence MEQIRSKAGYICDMDGVIYHGNYLLPGVSEFVEWLQRENKEFLFLTNSSERSPRELQLKLARMGIDVDESHFYTSALATASFLARQTPGGSAYIIGETGLVKALYDAGFSMNDINPDYVVVGETRSYSYEKIELAVRLVRNGAKLIGTNPDVTGPAEHGIVPATKALIAPIELATGKEAYYIGKPNPLMMRHGLKLLGTSMEDTAIIGDRMDTDIVAGIEAGIDTVLVLSGVSSRETIKKFAYQPHYILDGVGDLVP from the coding sequence ATGGAGCAGATTCGCAGCAAGGCTGGTTACATCTGTGACATGGACGGAGTTATTTATCACGGCAACTATCTTCTGCCAGGCGTAAGTGAGTTTGTGGAATGGCTGCAGCGGGAAAACAAGGAGTTTCTGTTTCTAACTAACTCCAGCGAGCGTTCACCTCGGGAACTGCAGTTAAAACTTGCCCGCATGGGAATCGACGTTGATGAAAGCCACTTCTATACCAGCGCTTTAGCAACAGCCAGTTTTTTGGCACGGCAGACTCCCGGCGGCAGCGCCTATATTATTGGCGAAACAGGATTAGTCAAAGCACTTTATGATGCAGGTTTTTCGATGAATGACATTAACCCAGATTATGTAGTAGTCGGCGAAACTCGTTCTTACAGCTATGAGAAAATCGAACTTGCTGTTCGCCTTGTCAGAAATGGTGCGAAACTGATCGGTACCAATCCGGACGTTACCGGACCAGCAGAGCATGGGATTGTCCCCGCCACTAAAGCCCTGATTGCCCCAATTGAACTGGCAACGGGCAAGGAAGCATACTACATCGGCAAACCGAATCCCCTGATGATGCGCCATGGATTGAAGCTTTTGGGTACATCCATGGAAGATACCGCGATTATCGGAGACCGCATGGACACAGATATTGTAGCGGGTATTGAAGCTGGGATCGACACCGTGTTAGTGCTGAGTGGTGTCAGCTCCAGAGAAACGATTAAAAAGTTTGCCTATCAGCCCCACTACATCCTTGACGGAGTCGGTGATTTGGTTCCATAA